The following is a genomic window from Onychomys torridus chromosome 13, mOncTor1.1, whole genome shotgun sequence.
gccaggcatggtgactcacgcctttaatcccaagaagtgatggcagaaagcagaaaggtatataaggaatgaaaaccaggaactagagcctggttaagaagcttttaggctttagagcagcagttcatttggatatgaggacccagaggcttccagtctgaggaaacaggatcagctgaggaactggcaaggtgaggtggctatggcttgttcttctctgatcttccagcgttgaccccagtacctggctccaggtttgtttttattaataagaccttttaagattcatgctacattagtGTGCCtgtctttttatgtgagtgctgtcCTCCTGTcatcatgggtgctggggaggtaAACTCATATGCCATGCTTATGCAGTAAGCACTTAAACCACTGCGGCATCTTCCCGGATCCAACCTTGCTATTTTGGAAGACATTTAATTTACTTAACAGGGAAGGCTTAGCTGGATGTGATGGTACTCACCTGTGATCCAGTATTCAGAAGCCTAAAGCAAGAAAATTACCAGGATTTCAAAGCTTGTCAAAGCTACAtgataagttcaaggtcagcctggagtatggaataaaatcttcctttttactaaaaataaatggatgagtataataaaataaaaactatagagataggcctggtggcacagggatgtaatcccagctacttaggagactgaggaggagaatcacaaattcaaggcctgcctggacttTATGGCCAGACAAGACAGCTTGAGCAGGATTTTGACCCAAGAAAGTGAGGGTAGATACTATGCGATTTGGATGTCTAGATTAGTTCTCCAGTACTGCAAAgatagtgaatgaatgaatgagaatgaatgaatgaacaaacgaatgtacacatgcatgcgtgcacactAGACTTGAGAGTGCCCTGGCTCAGATTCCAGTTCTGTTCTTTAGTAATTGTTTGACATTGTCAAGAAACTGTGCCTTGGTTTTCTCACCTCTTTATAAGTGGGGTTGAAAGTTAATGTGTTAGTGTAGGTGAGATTAAGTTGAATAATGTCTTGTGTGGTGTTAGTTCATACTTTCACCTCCATCTTTTACAAGTGGTACTGCTTTTCCCTAGCACTCTTAACCTACACCTTGCCAGCTCAGCTGGTAGACTATTTATGgattcattgattcattgattcattcatttatttaggtttttcgagacagggtttctttgtgtagccttggctgtcctggaacttgctttgtataccaggctgtccttgaactcagaacagagatccacctgcttctgactcctgagtgctgagactaaaggcatgcatcaccacaactggtaaaattttaatgttttacttttatgtgattggtgttttgcctgcgtgtatgtctgtgtgaagtgtcagattccctggaactgttgttacaggcaggtgtgagctgccatgtgggtgctgggaattgaactcaggtcctctaaagAGGAGGAAATGCTCATAACCACTTCAGCTGGTagactttttattcttttgtttactctgtgtgtgtatgaggacAGCTATCAGAAAATGGTTCTCTGTTGCCATCTTGTGggatctgaggatcaaactcaggtttcagACCTGTGTGGAAAGCTGCTCTGACCTTTGAATCATTTtactggcttttccttttttatttaaactgttaGCTATCCTGTTGAATCTTTCCTAACCTTTAGAATTTCTTCCTGTTAATAGAACAGAAGTTTATACTCCAGTTAGATCCTTTAaactttattgtatttatttactgctAAATCTTATATAAAATCTAGTATTATTTATATATCCTATATATATCCTATGTAGTGTTGTGTTTTCAATATGGACATGGGCAGAATtacgggtttttttttttgtttgttttttgtttttgttattgggcttgtttgttttgtggtactTTGGGATCAGACTCAGGGACCCAGGGCTTTACATATTATAGATAAGCACTAAACCATGAGCTGCATCCTTAGACCTTAGTTGGTTTGGGGTTGGGGGGGGcggggtttgagacaggatcttgctgtgtgaTTACTAGGTAATTTTGTGTAGGCTTTGAACTGATGAGCTGGCTTCTGactactaggattataggtattgTGATGCCTGGCAAGAGAAATGttttccttgggggggggggggcacttgcaCTTTGGGATGTattttgattcctagcacccacatcaggcgggtcacaaccatccgtaactccagctccaggtggaactgatgtctctggcctctgaggtcacCTGCAttctcatacacagacacacacatataatgaaaaataatacaagtctctaaaagaaaaaaagtgtttctcCATAGTAGAAGTAGGTTAGTGAGCTGGAAAAGAAGCCCCAAAGCctgcaaatacttttttttttttttttttttttttaggtttttcaagacagggtttctctgtgtagctttgtgcctttcctggaactcactctgtagcccaggctggccttgaactcacagagatctgcctgcctctgtctcccaagtgctggaattaaaggcgtgcaccaccactgcctggcatactTGTTATTATAACATTGACAACATGGATGAAATTCTGTGGCATGTTAGTTACAGTTCCTGTGTGGAATGCTCCTTCTTCTAATATACCATACAACATTGACTTCTCTGGCATAGGATACAACTAAATATGTCAGGATGGTCTGTATATTAGAGAAGTGTACTATTAGAGAAGTGAAGCCTAGTCTCTTTTTGGGGAATAAATTATAATCATTAGAAAAGTTCAAATATCTTGCCAGGCGGTAGtaacgcacacctttaatccgagcattgggggaggcagaggcaggtggttctctatgagttcgaggccagcctagtctacagagcgagatccaggacaggcaccaaaactacacagagaaaccctgtctccgggggaaaaaaaacaaaacaaacaaacaaaaaaaacaagtattttgtgAAACCTCTTCTACTTTGGAAGCCACAGTCTTCTACCATGTCCTAGCTATGTGAGAAAGGTTCACAAATCTTTTAGTTCACCCAAGGGTTTAAAAACTTAACAAggagcactggagagatggcttagtagttagtAGAGCATTGATTGTGcttccataggacctgggttcgaaTCTCTCCGCCTACTTGcaggctcaccaccatctgtaacttcagataCAGGGGATCCTATACCTTTTCCTGGCCTCTACAAGCACTTCATGTGTGTACTGCATAGACTTTCATGCAGCAAAACATCCTTCATGTTAAAAAATGAGCAAGGGCCAAATGTGATATAGCACATATATGCCAGAGGATGAAGCAGGAGAAtgggaagccagcttgggctaatTTTTAGACCCTGTCCTCACCCTCACTTAACCATCATCCCCAAAAGAACATCACTGGTTGAGGAAAAAgattttatgtaattaaaattcTGTGTTCTTTACTTTACACTTGTACCTGAATATtgtaaaaggttttatttttgtgggttttgagATATCTTACTCCGTAGTAGTGGTTGGCCTagaattctctttgtagcccaggatacctaaaactcacagagatgtacctgttctgtctctgcctttcaaatactgagattaaaggtatgtgtcaccatgccaggctgtttttttgtttgtttgtttgtttgttttggttttgtttttgttgtttcagaCAAGAGttaagtagtccaggctggcctcaaacctattattcctcttgcctcagcctcctaagtggtgTGACATTGTAAGTGTATGCCACTATGCCctgctgtaaacatctgtttTAAAAGACATAAATACATGAGTGAATAAGAACTTAAACAGTCTTTCTTGATTTTGAAAGCAATGTCATGAATATTTTGTATTAAAGACTACTTGAGCCGAGTTGTGGTGGCatgtgcgcctttaatcccagcacttgggaagtagatctctgtgaattggaggctaACTTGGTCttcagggtgagttccaggacagacagggctacacagagaaacccgtctcagaaaaaaacaaaaaactacttcAAACTTGAAggttcacactttttttttttaaatgtggattgagtgtttttcctacatgtgtaccagatgtgtgcctggtgcctatgaagACCGAAAgtattaactactgagccatctctccagcccctaaagttCAGTCTATTCATCTTCATTAAACAGTTCACATTAATGAAGCTCTgatatgttttattatttgtggcaTTAACTCTCCCCTCCCTGTGCTTCTTAAGTAACAGGAATGAAACATCTACGTCTGATAACACAGAAACTTACCGAGAGAATACAAGGTAAATTTTGTAAAATTCTACTTTAGTAAATAATATTGTTGAATAGTGTAGAAGGTCTTTATTATTTGTGTTGATAAGAATTTAACTTGGTGATTGACCATACTAGGCATTCACTTATACCATTGAACTATAATTCTGAATCCTcataatagatttttcttttctctgagacagagttttgtcGTAAAGCTTAGACTGGCCCtaaattcatgatcctcttgcctaaGCCTTCAGAGTGTTTGGAGTTAACAGGCATGTAGATAATAACGTTAAATAGATTAGTTAGTAGATTTTTAGTATTAATGTTTtttgtgtgattttgtgtgtatgttgtgtgtgtgcgtatgtgcatACCACATTACACATATAGTTGTCTAGAGGatagcttgcaggagttggttcttttcacCATAAGAGTCCTGAGGACTTAACTCAGGTTTCAGGTTAGGTGGCAAGTGcccctcagctgctgagccatctttccagcccagttactgtatttttaaaataaacatttattcagTTAATTCACTAACTATAGTGCTGGGAGTTAATGCTTCAGAAATAAACAGTGCTTAAATAGTTGTTACTTTCAAGATCATGTAAGAGCTAATCTATTTTCCTGGTCAAATTTCTTCTATGCATGATTCAGGCAGAGATGTCAGTATTGAACTTGGTGACATTCAGAAGTGTTAAAGCCCAGTGATGTTTGATTCTTAGATTGCTTTGAACTActttatcttagggtttctattgctgtggtaaaacaccatgaccagtgCAACTTACAGAAGATagagtttatttggggtttaCATTTCTAGAAGAttagagtccataatggtggTATGAGGCCTGGTGATTGGCAGCTGGAGCAGTtacaaggaggaagcagaaaacacaCTGGAAATGGTGTCAgttttttgaaacctcagagtctgcccaatgacacacttccatCAAGGCCATACTtgctaaaccttcccaaacagttctaacAAATGGGAATaaagtgttcaaacacacgaACCTTTGGGAATCATTGTTGAAACCACTACACATCTCAGTCTTTGCTTTTTCTGTGAATTTTGTGTTAGATTCTTAATCTGGGGTAGAGTCAAGTTAGAATTTGATGGGACTCTTTTTTAACTAACtgtattatttaatttatgtgcCTTAGGAGAGTAGTGAAGCACATGCTGCAGTCTAGTCAGACAGTGACTTGTGCCTTCACTTGttgagccatttcactggtcCATAGAATCTGTGTAAGGTTTTAAATTCCTCCATAGGAGCTTTCTAAAATGTGGTAAACCGTAAGACAGTTAGAAATTTGAAGGGATACTCAGTGACTTCTGGTACCACATGAATGATTACAATTACATTTGGACTTCTTAACTATGgtcctttattttgtttgtaattgTTTGTTTGGAGATGGGTTTCATTAGGTAGAggaggctgatcttgaactcatgatcttgcTGCTTTAGCCTTCTGAGTACTAAGAATTATAGGCATGGACTATCATGCTTAGCTTTTCACCCCTTGAGAACAAATGGACTGAAAGGATAAACACCAGTACTATATAAAATGAGACTGTAAGAGAGATTCTGTTCCAAATCAGTTATTGAATAATCTCATAACTACGACTTAAAACATAATAATTCACAACAGTGCGtcaaaaaaatctcatttttttatGTTGATGGTTTTGAATTTCAGTATGTCTTATTTGAATTGCTTTGTAGTTCTTCTGGGCATCCCACCTTTAAGTGTCCCTTATGTCAAGAGTCAAATTTCACCAGACAGCGTTTGTTGGATCACTGTAATAGTAACCATCTATTTCAGATAGTTCCTGTGGTGAGTACATATATTCAAAAGAACCTTTTGTTTAAAGCATGTAGTTCCATGAATCTTTCTTCATGTATAGAAAGGGGaagtttctttatttaaatttggaTATAAAAGTTTTAATAAGTGATTGATTGTGATGCAAACAATGagatatttaaaatttcattgcCTCATGTAAAGAAAGATAGTTACTGTGAGGTAATGTAGACTACTCTAGTAAAGAATAAAATGTGAACTAGGGAGTCATTTTTGTGTAGTGGCAGAGCCTAATTCTGTTGAGTCCTTTCAGTTTATTCTGCTGGTTGCAGAGGACTGGATCTAGTCACATGAATCTGTTGTAGAAGACAATACCTATAAGAATAAAActgagccaggcggtagtggcgcacgcctgtaatcccagaactcgggaggcagaggcaggtgggtctctgtgagttcgaggccagcctgcgctaccaagtgagttccaggaaaggcacaaagctacacagggaaaccctgtctcgaaccacccccccccccaaaaaaaaaaaaaagaataaaactgagctaggcatggtggtgaatgctttTACTCCTAGCTCTAGAGAacaattctaggccagccagagccatacagtgagaccttgtctcaaaagccaaagagtaAAACCAGGATACAATTAAACTTTATAATTCACTccgttttcattttacatgtaaaTGAAATCAAGCTAATAATAATTCTATAATGGTTATTAATTAGATCAAGTGAGACTATATGTTGCACATGTTGTAGGTAGTTAATGGAAACTCATTACATTGATATTAGTATAGGCTGCATGTGCTGTTTCTGTTTAAATAGTTCTATAACTAGGGATTTAATTAATAGAATATCCATGGTCTGGTCTCTCTTACTATAATAGTGTCATTTATCAAAGGTAATCTGCTTGGGAAATGATCTAGTCATGGGATTTGGCTCTTAGAAATGGATTTCAAGAGCTGCACATGGCACATCTGcagtcccaggacttgggaaccttagacagaagaatcacaagttcaaggcagcctgggctacatagcgagaccctgtcttaatCTCTTTATACTGCCCAGTGCTTTTTGTGTTCAGGCAAACCTTAGAGAGACTAGGTGTGAGTACAGATCACATTATTAAAGCAAATATTGATGTGAGGGCTGGATGTgctagtgcatgcctttaatcccagcacttgggaggcagaggcaggaggatctcagtgagttcgaggccagcctagtctacatagcaagctccagaatagccaggactacattagagagaccctgtctcaaaaaaacaaaaaataaaataagaaattgatGTGAATTGAGCtatacctttttttatttttcagtgcatATAAAAGTTACACTTGACTATACTGTTTTCTGTTAAAGTATGCAATGGTATTCTGTCTAAAGTGTATACAATAGCTGAATTACATGCTTCATTGCTAAAAGTGTTATTGATCATTTGAGCTGTTGGAACAATGGTGCCAAATAGACTTGCTTGACACTGGGTTGGCACagactttcaatttttaaagaaatgtagtaTTTGCAAAATGCAGCAGACTGAAGCACGATGAAGTATACCTGATGTTTTCAGTAACTGAGCTTGTATTTTAATGCTCTCAATAATTATATgatgtttcattatttttgttattttttgattTAAAACAATCTGTTTCTCATAGACATGTCCTATTTGTGTGTCTCTTCCTTGGGGAGATCCTAGCCAGATTACTAGAAATTTCGTTAGTCATCTAAATCAAAGACATCAGTTTGATTATGGAGAATTTGTGGTAAGTGAGTTCTTCAAGATTAAGAAAGTTAAATTAACTTTTTCAATCTAAATTTGAGTTTTCAGGAAGTTGTGGAATCAGACTACTTGAATAAAGGGCAAGTTGCTgtatttttaatagtaaaattgTTAAGCTTCATGAAATTCTGagaattgaatttattttttatactagAGAGATAATTACTAGAAAAATAAGCCCCTTAATAGCAAAATGGAAGTTTAAGTAAAAATTGCCTAGAATTAAGAGAAAATTATACCTGCTTGAAAAGTAAAATTGGTCCAACTCACGTGGGAGGATGTGTTTCAAATATAGAGTAAGTTGTAAGCGGATGAGgcacattaagaaaacaaacccaagaaACCCATCAAAAACCAGGTTGTCTACTTAGGAAAGGCAACAAAGGCCCTCAAACCAAAAGGCtcaatttctatttttcatactcatgataattttaaaaaatgatgtgatGGTTTCACTTTATTAATTGTAAAATTGCACTTTA
Proteins encoded in this region:
- the Rnf138 gene encoding E3 ubiquitin-protein ligase RNF138 isoform X3, producing MSEELSAATAYTEDDFYCPVCQEVLKTPVRTAACQHVNRNETSTSDNTETYRENTSSSGHPTFKCPLCQESNFTRQRLLDHCNSNHLFQIVPVTCPICVSLPWGDPSQITRNFVSHLNQRHQFDYGEFVNLQLDEETQYQTAVEESFQANI